One segment of Triticum aestivum cultivar Chinese Spring chromosome 2A, IWGSC CS RefSeq v2.1, whole genome shotgun sequence DNA contains the following:
- the LOC123188235 gene encoding kinesin-like protein KIN-4C isoform X1, giving the protein MGSSDMASQPQSDSVKVAVNVRPLITPELVLGCTDCVTVTPGEPQVQIGPHIFTYDHVYGSTGSSSSLIFEQCVYPLIDSLFCGYNTTVLAYGQTGSGKTYTMGTNYSGESNCGGIIPQVMETIFKKADAMKGDTEFLIRVSFIEIFKEEVFDLLDDPGSVAKAAAPARVPIQIRETANGSITLAGVTEAEVKSKEEMALHLARGSLSRATGSTNMNSQSSRSHAIFTISIEQKRTSSSASEKSTSNEYDILSSKFHLVDLAGSERAKRTGADGLRLKEGIHINRGLLALGNVISALGDEKKRKEGAFVPYRDSKLTRLLQDSLGGNSKTVMIACISPADSNAEETINTLKYANRARNIQNKAVINRDPVTAEMQKLRSQLEQLQSELLFSRSGSAALEELQLLQQKVSLLELKNSELYCELKEREMSCEQLAQRAVAAQLEKDQLMLKLDSARNGKSWDDIENAGSEQDVDLMKTYISKIQQLEAEVTRQKFSTACRNGLHDRLALDKGMLLDDLGSGCEVGTLEVSSEVDEEEKEREHSSIQEKLDMELQDLDKRLQQKEAEMKQFAKSDTSVLKQHYETKLHEMEQEKKAFQKEIEDLRHALAKISSSTDECSHKMKENYLQKMNMLETQVSQLKKKQDAHQQLLRQKHKSDDAAMRLQGEIQRIKSQKVQLQQKIKQESEQFRSWKAAREKEVLQLKKEGRRNEYEMHKLLALNQKQKMVLQRKTEEATMATKRLKDLLEAKKSTRDAHGTGASGIQALMRTIDDELEVTVRAYELRSHYDRQIQERATISKEIAKLKECPEAMSPSARSSRISALENMLSSSSSAMVSMASQLSEAEERERVFNGRGRWNHVRSLPDAKNTMNYLFQLASSSRCQLHDKEVMCIEKDLIIGELKEKVVALNGRTRQLEAQVNDLHNQNMQLFAAMNNAKKSGRASRRDTTIDPEDGQIYALRKSARGSQFQHGKSSFYWSDDMDISDADESGELEDMSDDGSDTDWVESSRKINNTRRRTSNPSRNNSLTDVKSEMPSEEIPTIQKEHASSQCCSCSSKSLCKLTRYCECRALGSQCGTGCGCNASKCSNRMRVVKEEIDDEPPSEKEGSEFGNVSSSGNDAKMKEEVKQGIMLLENAVAEKETQQPKSRKPLADIGNNDAKQAGAKPKQRKNWRKSATIQLVPTEPPAPAPASAPDNAEAAPQNRADIPLRLPRAMSSVSAAESNPLTDRNATKAGESVSSNKENGSVATTRVPAPAPARSRKNAAMEKENHLG; this is encoded by the exons ATGGGGAGCTCGGATATGGCGTCGCAGCCGCAGAGCGACAGCGTCAAGGTGGCAGTCAACGTCCGGCCGCTCATCACGCCGGAGCTCGTCCTCGGATGCACGGACTGCGTCACCGTCACGCCGGGCGAGCCGCAG GTTCAAATTGGCCCACACATCTTCACTTATGATCATGTCTACGGCAGCACGGGGTCTTCTTCCTCGTTGATATTTGAGCAATGTGTGTATCCACTAATCGACTCATTGTTCTGTGGATACAACACCACTGTGCTAGCTTATGGCCAG ACTGGATCCGGGAAGACATATACGATGGGGACCAATTATTCTGGTGAATCTAACTGTGGAGGAATAATTCCACAAGTCATGGAGACGATATTCAAGAAAGCTGATGCAATGAAGGGTGATACAGAGTTCTTAATTAGGGTATCCTTCATTGAG ATATTCAAGGAGGAAGTATTCGATTTGCTTGATGATCCTGGGTCTGTTGCAAAAGCAGCAGCGCCTGCTAGAGTGCCTATTCAGATTCGAGAAACTGCAAATGGAAGCATTACGCTTGCTGGCGTGACGGAGGCTGAAGTCAAGTCAAAAGAAGAAATGGCCTTGCACTTGGCACGAGGATCTTTGTCACGCGCAACTGGAAGTACAAACATGAATAGCCAGTCAAG TCGCTCTCATGCTATTTTTACGATATCTATCGAACAAAAGAGGACCTCAAGTTCTGCATCTGAGAAGTCAACTagtaatgaatatgatattttatCATCAAAATTTCATCTAGTTGACTTGGCTGGTTCTGAGAGGGCTAAACGAACAGGAGCTGATGGATTACGGCTTAAAGAAG GGATACACATAAACAGAGGCCTTCTTGCTCTTGGCAATGTTATTAGTGCATTAGGTGATGAAAAGAAGCGGAAAGAAGGAGCATTTGTCCCATACCGGGACAGCAAATTAACTCGCCTGCTGCAG GACTCTCTAGGAGGAAACAGTAAAACCGTTATGATTG CTTGCATTAGTCCTGCTGATTCTAATGCAGAGGAAACCATAAATACACTCAAGTATGCCAATCGTGCTCGGAATATTCAAAACAAAGCAGTG ATCAACAGAGACCCAGTTACAGCAGAGATGCAAAAATTGAGGAGTCAATTAGAGCAGCTCCAGAGTGAACTTCTGTTTTCCCGCAGTGGGAGTGCGGCACTAGAAGaacttcag CTGCTGCAACAAAAAGTCTCTCTACTTGAGTTAAAAAATTCAGAACTGTACTGTGAGCTCAAGGAAAGGGAAATGTCTTGTGAACAGTTAGCACAGCGTGCAGTTGCTGCCCAG CTGGAAAAGGATCAGCTCATGTTAAAGCTCGATTCAGCACGCAATGGAAAATCGTGGGATGATATTGAAAATGCCGGTAGTGAGCAG GATGTGGACCTTATGAAGACCTATATATCGAAGATTCAGCAGTTGGAGGCTGAAGTAACACGGCAGAAGTTCTCCACTGCCTGTAGAAATGGTTTGCATGATCGACTTGCACTGGATAAGGGCATGCTTCTAGACGATCTAGGTTCAGGTTGTGAAGTAGGAACGCTCGAAGTGTCAA GtgaagttgatgaagaagaaaaggaaagagaacaTTCATCCATACAGGAGAAACTGGATATGGAGCTGCAAGATCTAGATAAAAGACTTCAGCAAAAGGAG GCTGAGATGAAACAATTTGCGAAGAGTGATACCTCTGTTCTCAAGCAACATTATGAGACGAAGTTACATGAGATGGAACAAGAAAAGAAGGCTTTTCAG AAAGAAATTGAGGATCTCCGTCATGCACTAGCAAAAATATCTTCCTCAACTGATGAGTGCTCACACAAAATGAAAGAGAACTATCTTCAGAAGATGAACATGCTTGAAACTCAG GTCTCTCAGCTCAAGAAAAAGCAGGATGCTCACCAACAGTTGCTACGACAGAAACACAAAAGTGATGATGCAGCTATGCGTTTACAAGGAGAAATTCAACGCATCAAATCTCAGAAG GTTCAACTTCAACAAAAGATCAAACAAGAATCCGAGCAATTTAGATCTTGGAAAGCGGCTCGTGAAAAGGAAGTGCTCCAG CTGAAGAAGGAAGGGAGACGGAATGAATATGAGATGCATAAACTCCTAGCTTTAAATCAGAAGCAGAAAATG GTTTTACAGCGAAAAACTGAAGAAGCTACGATGGCCACGAAAAGACTGAAAGATTTGCTCGAAGCAAAGAAGTCCACCCGTGATGCTCATG GAACAGGCGCATCAGGGATTCAG GCCTTGATGCGAACGattgatgatgaacttgaagtaACTGTAAGGGCGTATGAATTACGTTCACACTATGACCGACAAATACAAGA GAGAGCAACAATATCTAAGGAAATAGCAAAGCTGAAGGAGTGTCCCGAGGCTATGTCTCCTAGCGCTAGGAGTTCCAGAATATCAGCACTGGAAAACATGCTGTCATCATCATCTAGTGCTATGGTATCAATGGCTTCTCAACTGTCTGAAGCGGAGGAGCGGGAGCGTGTGTTCAATGGTAGAGGCAGATGGAACCATGTAAGGTCCCTGCCTGATGCAAAGAACACAATGAATTACCTTTTTCAGTTAGCATCATCTTCAAG GTGCCAACTACATGATAAGGAGGTGATGTGTATAGAGAAGGATCTCATCATTGGAGAACTGAAAGAAAAGGTGGTTGCGCTTAATGGCAGAACTAGACAGTTAGAAGCACAAGTTAATGATCTACATAACCAAAATATGCAG CTTTTCGCTGCAATGAACAATGCGAAGAAATCTGGTAGGGCCTCAAGGCGTGATACTACTATTGATCCAGAAGATGGTCAAATTTATGCTTTGCGGAAG AGTGCTCGAGGTTCTCAATTCCAGCATGGTAAGAGCAGCTTCTACTGGTCGGATGACATGGACATATCAGATGCTGATGAGTCGGGAGAATTAGAAGATATGAGTGATGATGGATCTGATACAGACTGGGTAGAGTCATCCAGGAAAATCAATAATACACGGCGGCGAACATCTAACCCGAGTAGAAACAATTCACTTACAGATGTGAAGTCAGAGATGCCTAGTGAGGAAATTCCCACTATCCAGAAAGAGCATGCTTCTTCACAGTGCTGCTCGTGTTCATCGAAATCGTTGTGCAAGCTCACCAGATATTGTGAGTGCAGAGCTCTAGGCTCACAATGCGGTACTGGTTGCGGGTGTAATGCTTCCAAGTGTTCCAATAGGATGCGCGTCGTCAAGGAAGAAATAGACGATGAACCACCATCCGAGAAGGAAGGGAGCGAGTTTGGTAACGTTTCTTCTTCAGGGAATGATGCCAAAATGAAGGAAGAAGTGAAGCAAGGAATCATGCTTCTCGAGAATGCTGTGGCTGAGAAGGAAACTCAGCAGCCAAAATCAAGAAAGCCATTGGCGGACATTGGAAATAACGAT GCAAAACAAGCTGGGGCAAAACCTAAGCAGAGGAAGAACTGGCGCAAGTCGGCAACAATCCAGCTCGTCCCTACGGAGCCTCCTGCACCAGCCCCAGCCTCTGCGCCGGATAACGCCGAAGCCGCTCCGCAGAACAGAGCCGACATTCCCCTGAGGCTGCCGAGGGCAATGTCCTCTGTGTCCGCTGCGGAGAGTAACCCTCTTACAGACCGCAATGCCACCAAGGCAGGCGAGTCCGTGAGCAGCAACAAGGAGAACGGCAGCGTTGCCACGACGAGGGtaccggctccggctccggctcggtCGAGAAAGAATGCTGCCATGGAGAAGGAGAACCACCTGGGATGA
- the LOC123188235 gene encoding kinesin-like protein KIN-4C isoform X2 — protein MGSSDMASQPQSDSVKVAVNVRPLITPELVLGCTDCVTVTPGEPQVQIGPHIFTYDHVYGSTGSSSSLIFEQCVYPLIDSLFCGYNTTVLAYGQTGSGKTYTMGTNYSGESNCGGIIPQVMETIFKKADAMKGDTEFLIRVSFIEIFKEEVFDLLDDPGSVAKAAAPARVPIQIRETANGSITLAGVTEAEVKSKEEMALHLARGSLSRATGSTNMNSQSSRSHAIFTISIEQKRTSSSASEKSTSNEYDILSSKFHLVDLAGSERAKRTGADGLRLKEGIHINRGLLALGNVISALGDEKKRKEGAFVPYRDSKLTRLLQDSLGGNSKTVMIACISPADSNAEETINTLKYANRARNIQNKAVINRDPVTAEMQKLRSQLEQLQSELLFSRSGSAALEELQLLQQKVSLLELKNSELYCELKEREMSCEQLAQRAVAAQLEKDQLMLKLDSARNGKSWDDIENAGSEQDVDLMKTYISKIQQLEAEVTRQKFSTACRNGLHDRLALDKGMLLDDLGSGCEVGTLEVSSEVDEEEKEREHSSIQEKLDMELQDLDKRLQQKEAEMKQFAKSDTSVLKQHYETKLHEMEQEKKAFQKEIEDLRHALAKISSSTDECSHKMKENYLQKMNMLETQVSQLKKKQDAHQQLLRQKHKSDDAAMRLQGEIQRIKSQKVQLQQKIKQESEQFRSWKAAREKEVLQLKKEGRRNEYEMHKLLALNQKQKMVLQRKTEEATMATKRLKDLLEAKKSTRDAHGASGIQALMRTIDDELEVTVRAYELRSHYDRQIQERATISKEIAKLKECPEAMSPSARSSRISALENMLSSSSSAMVSMASQLSEAEERERVFNGRGRWNHVRSLPDAKNTMNYLFQLASSSRCQLHDKEVMCIEKDLIIGELKEKVVALNGRTRQLEAQVNDLHNQNMQLFAAMNNAKKSGRASRRDTTIDPEDGQIYALRKSARGSQFQHGKSSFYWSDDMDISDADESGELEDMSDDGSDTDWVESSRKINNTRRRTSNPSRNNSLTDVKSEMPSEEIPTIQKEHASSQCCSCSSKSLCKLTRYCECRALGSQCGTGCGCNASKCSNRMRVVKEEIDDEPPSEKEGSEFGNVSSSGNDAKMKEEVKQGIMLLENAVAEKETQQPKSRKPLADIGNNDAKQAGAKPKQRKNWRKSATIQLVPTEPPAPAPASAPDNAEAAPQNRADIPLRLPRAMSSVSAAESNPLTDRNATKAGESVSSNKENGSVATTRVPAPAPARSRKNAAMEKENHLG, from the exons ATGGGGAGCTCGGATATGGCGTCGCAGCCGCAGAGCGACAGCGTCAAGGTGGCAGTCAACGTCCGGCCGCTCATCACGCCGGAGCTCGTCCTCGGATGCACGGACTGCGTCACCGTCACGCCGGGCGAGCCGCAG GTTCAAATTGGCCCACACATCTTCACTTATGATCATGTCTACGGCAGCACGGGGTCTTCTTCCTCGTTGATATTTGAGCAATGTGTGTATCCACTAATCGACTCATTGTTCTGTGGATACAACACCACTGTGCTAGCTTATGGCCAG ACTGGATCCGGGAAGACATATACGATGGGGACCAATTATTCTGGTGAATCTAACTGTGGAGGAATAATTCCACAAGTCATGGAGACGATATTCAAGAAAGCTGATGCAATGAAGGGTGATACAGAGTTCTTAATTAGGGTATCCTTCATTGAG ATATTCAAGGAGGAAGTATTCGATTTGCTTGATGATCCTGGGTCTGTTGCAAAAGCAGCAGCGCCTGCTAGAGTGCCTATTCAGATTCGAGAAACTGCAAATGGAAGCATTACGCTTGCTGGCGTGACGGAGGCTGAAGTCAAGTCAAAAGAAGAAATGGCCTTGCACTTGGCACGAGGATCTTTGTCACGCGCAACTGGAAGTACAAACATGAATAGCCAGTCAAG TCGCTCTCATGCTATTTTTACGATATCTATCGAACAAAAGAGGACCTCAAGTTCTGCATCTGAGAAGTCAACTagtaatgaatatgatattttatCATCAAAATTTCATCTAGTTGACTTGGCTGGTTCTGAGAGGGCTAAACGAACAGGAGCTGATGGATTACGGCTTAAAGAAG GGATACACATAAACAGAGGCCTTCTTGCTCTTGGCAATGTTATTAGTGCATTAGGTGATGAAAAGAAGCGGAAAGAAGGAGCATTTGTCCCATACCGGGACAGCAAATTAACTCGCCTGCTGCAG GACTCTCTAGGAGGAAACAGTAAAACCGTTATGATTG CTTGCATTAGTCCTGCTGATTCTAATGCAGAGGAAACCATAAATACACTCAAGTATGCCAATCGTGCTCGGAATATTCAAAACAAAGCAGTG ATCAACAGAGACCCAGTTACAGCAGAGATGCAAAAATTGAGGAGTCAATTAGAGCAGCTCCAGAGTGAACTTCTGTTTTCCCGCAGTGGGAGTGCGGCACTAGAAGaacttcag CTGCTGCAACAAAAAGTCTCTCTACTTGAGTTAAAAAATTCAGAACTGTACTGTGAGCTCAAGGAAAGGGAAATGTCTTGTGAACAGTTAGCACAGCGTGCAGTTGCTGCCCAG CTGGAAAAGGATCAGCTCATGTTAAAGCTCGATTCAGCACGCAATGGAAAATCGTGGGATGATATTGAAAATGCCGGTAGTGAGCAG GATGTGGACCTTATGAAGACCTATATATCGAAGATTCAGCAGTTGGAGGCTGAAGTAACACGGCAGAAGTTCTCCACTGCCTGTAGAAATGGTTTGCATGATCGACTTGCACTGGATAAGGGCATGCTTCTAGACGATCTAGGTTCAGGTTGTGAAGTAGGAACGCTCGAAGTGTCAA GtgaagttgatgaagaagaaaaggaaagagaacaTTCATCCATACAGGAGAAACTGGATATGGAGCTGCAAGATCTAGATAAAAGACTTCAGCAAAAGGAG GCTGAGATGAAACAATTTGCGAAGAGTGATACCTCTGTTCTCAAGCAACATTATGAGACGAAGTTACATGAGATGGAACAAGAAAAGAAGGCTTTTCAG AAAGAAATTGAGGATCTCCGTCATGCACTAGCAAAAATATCTTCCTCAACTGATGAGTGCTCACACAAAATGAAAGAGAACTATCTTCAGAAGATGAACATGCTTGAAACTCAG GTCTCTCAGCTCAAGAAAAAGCAGGATGCTCACCAACAGTTGCTACGACAGAAACACAAAAGTGATGATGCAGCTATGCGTTTACAAGGAGAAATTCAACGCATCAAATCTCAGAAG GTTCAACTTCAACAAAAGATCAAACAAGAATCCGAGCAATTTAGATCTTGGAAAGCGGCTCGTGAAAAGGAAGTGCTCCAG CTGAAGAAGGAAGGGAGACGGAATGAATATGAGATGCATAAACTCCTAGCTTTAAATCAGAAGCAGAAAATG GTTTTACAGCGAAAAACTGAAGAAGCTACGATGGCCACGAAAAGACTGAAAGATTTGCTCGAAGCAAAGAAGTCCACCCGTGATGCTCATG GCGCATCAGGGATTCAG GCCTTGATGCGAACGattgatgatgaacttgaagtaACTGTAAGGGCGTATGAATTACGTTCACACTATGACCGACAAATACAAGA GAGAGCAACAATATCTAAGGAAATAGCAAAGCTGAAGGAGTGTCCCGAGGCTATGTCTCCTAGCGCTAGGAGTTCCAGAATATCAGCACTGGAAAACATGCTGTCATCATCATCTAGTGCTATGGTATCAATGGCTTCTCAACTGTCTGAAGCGGAGGAGCGGGAGCGTGTGTTCAATGGTAGAGGCAGATGGAACCATGTAAGGTCCCTGCCTGATGCAAAGAACACAATGAATTACCTTTTTCAGTTAGCATCATCTTCAAG GTGCCAACTACATGATAAGGAGGTGATGTGTATAGAGAAGGATCTCATCATTGGAGAACTGAAAGAAAAGGTGGTTGCGCTTAATGGCAGAACTAGACAGTTAGAAGCACAAGTTAATGATCTACATAACCAAAATATGCAG CTTTTCGCTGCAATGAACAATGCGAAGAAATCTGGTAGGGCCTCAAGGCGTGATACTACTATTGATCCAGAAGATGGTCAAATTTATGCTTTGCGGAAG AGTGCTCGAGGTTCTCAATTCCAGCATGGTAAGAGCAGCTTCTACTGGTCGGATGACATGGACATATCAGATGCTGATGAGTCGGGAGAATTAGAAGATATGAGTGATGATGGATCTGATACAGACTGGGTAGAGTCATCCAGGAAAATCAATAATACACGGCGGCGAACATCTAACCCGAGTAGAAACAATTCACTTACAGATGTGAAGTCAGAGATGCCTAGTGAGGAAATTCCCACTATCCAGAAAGAGCATGCTTCTTCACAGTGCTGCTCGTGTTCATCGAAATCGTTGTGCAAGCTCACCAGATATTGTGAGTGCAGAGCTCTAGGCTCACAATGCGGTACTGGTTGCGGGTGTAATGCTTCCAAGTGTTCCAATAGGATGCGCGTCGTCAAGGAAGAAATAGACGATGAACCACCATCCGAGAAGGAAGGGAGCGAGTTTGGTAACGTTTCTTCTTCAGGGAATGATGCCAAAATGAAGGAAGAAGTGAAGCAAGGAATCATGCTTCTCGAGAATGCTGTGGCTGAGAAGGAAACTCAGCAGCCAAAATCAAGAAAGCCATTGGCGGACATTGGAAATAACGAT GCAAAACAAGCTGGGGCAAAACCTAAGCAGAGGAAGAACTGGCGCAAGTCGGCAACAATCCAGCTCGTCCCTACGGAGCCTCCTGCACCAGCCCCAGCCTCTGCGCCGGATAACGCCGAAGCCGCTCCGCAGAACAGAGCCGACATTCCCCTGAGGCTGCCGAGGGCAATGTCCTCTGTGTCCGCTGCGGAGAGTAACCCTCTTACAGACCGCAATGCCACCAAGGCAGGCGAGTCCGTGAGCAGCAACAAGGAGAACGGCAGCGTTGCCACGACGAGGGtaccggctccggctccggctcggtCGAGAAAGAATGCTGCCATGGAGAAGGAGAACCACCTGGGATGA